Proteins co-encoded in one Methanomassiliicoccales archaeon genomic window:
- a CDS encoding UbiD family decarboxylase → MSLRAAITGSEETITVENEVSVDLEATRIMLENPKSPIHFLNLNGNEAIANLWTDRTRIAKALGMQPGEILGNLLNALSSPEKTVEVDDAPFRQNVMEDFDLRDLPIPKFFPGDGGRYITSAVAIAEQDGRRNLSFHRMMLLDDRRFAIRLVPRHLFTMHRIAIERGEDLPVAFCIGVCPSILLAGASSVDFGQDEMEIASALRRSGLGQRVEIARSNGGLPVPAYAEYVLEGRITSQTTNEGPFVDITGTYDRIREQPVVEIDRIHHRDHPIFHIVLPGGLEHYLLMGMPREPIIFKTVRQVVPRVHEVRLTEGGCCWLHGVVSITKNKEGDGKNAIMAAFTGHPSMKKVTVVDGDVDVYDDQAVEWAVATRFQASSDMVVINDAAGSSLDPSSTGLTSKVGIDATKPMWTDEFDKAIL, encoded by the coding sequence ATGTCCCTAAGGGCTGCCATCACAGGATCGGAGGAGACGATCACGGTGGAGAATGAGGTTTCTGTTGACCTTGAAGCAACCCGGATCATGCTCGAGAACCCAAAGAGCCCCATACACTTCCTCAACCTCAACGGTAATGAGGCGATTGCCAACCTCTGGACCGACAGGACGAGGATTGCCAAGGCACTAGGTATGCAACCCGGAGAGATTCTTGGTAATTTACTCAACGCTCTTTCCTCTCCGGAGAAGACCGTGGAGGTGGATGATGCCCCCTTCCGACAGAATGTGATGGAAGACTTTGATCTCAGGGATCTTCCCATTCCCAAGTTCTTTCCTGGGGACGGCGGAAGGTACATAACCTCGGCAGTGGCCATTGCCGAACAGGACGGGAGAAGGAATCTATCTTTCCACAGGATGATGCTTCTTGACGATAGGAGGTTCGCCATCCGCCTTGTGCCAAGGCACCTTTTCACAATGCATCGTATCGCTATAGAAAGGGGAGAGGATCTTCCTGTGGCATTCTGCATAGGCGTATGCCCGTCCATACTTCTGGCTGGAGCTTCTTCCGTAGACTTTGGTCAAGACGAGATGGAGATAGCGAGCGCCTTGAGACGATCAGGTCTGGGACAGCGGGTAGAAATCGCCCGTTCCAATGGAGGTCTTCCAGTACCTGCTTATGCCGAGTACGTTCTAGAAGGGCGCATTACCTCACAGACGACTAATGAGGGCCCCTTCGTAGACATCACGGGCACTTACGACCGGATTAGGGAGCAGCCGGTGGTCGAAATAGATCGCATTCATCACCGTGATCATCCCATATTTCACATCGTTCTTCCGGGAGGACTGGAGCACTATCTGCTCATGGGCATGCCCCGTGAACCGATCATATTCAAGACGGTCAGGCAAGTGGTGCCACGTGTCCACGAGGTCAGACTGACAGAAGGGGGATGCTGCTGGTTGCATGGCGTCGTATCCATTACCAAGAACAAGGAAGGTGATGGGAAAAACGCGATAATGGCTGCCTTCACAGGTCACCCCTCCATGAAGAAGGTGACGGTGGTGGACGGGGATGTTGACGTATACGATGATCAAGCGGTAGAATGGGCGGTGGCAACCAGATTCCAGGCATCAAGTGATATGGTCGTTATCAACGACGCTGCCGGGTCCTCTCTTGATCCAAGCTCGACTGGATTGACTTCAAAGGTGGGCATTGACGCTACCAAACCTATGTGGACCGACGAGTTTGACAAAGCCATCCTCTAG